Proteins encoded within one genomic window of Amphiura filiformis unplaced genomic scaffold, Afil_fr2py scaffold_67, whole genome shotgun sequence:
- the LOC140144625 gene encoding uncharacterized protein: MKGYIDLNTRLRKEATNEFEKDFFKLMNNSVFGKTMENIRNRVDIHLVNSRKKAKKLAAKPNFERLTIFDENLIAIHMKRTKLLFDKPIYLGMSILDISKTTMYNFHYGYVKPKYGDRAKLLFTDTDSLAYEIRTEDFYRDIAPDLDARFDTSNYSADHPSGIRTGVNKKVLGKFKDEAGGKQIAELVGLRAKLYAFRMHEGSEEKKCKGVKKAVVKKKITFDDYKNCLLSGEPQMRRINVIRSYKHEVYTEEVNKIALSANDDKRIVLQDKIHTLAHGHYKTESGGS; encoded by the coding sequence ATGAAGGGGTACATCGACCTGAACACTCGACTTCGCAAGGAAGCTACGAATGAGTTTGAGAAGGACTTCTTCAAGCTCATGAACAACTCCGTCTTCGGCAAGACGATGGAAAACATCCGGAATAGGGTCGACATTCACCTGGTGAATTCGAGAAAGAAAGCTAAAAAGCTTGCGGCAAAGCCAAACTTCGAGCGGCTCACTATTTTTGACGAAAACTTGATAGCCATTCACATGAAGAGGACCAAGCTGCTTTTTGACAAACCGATCTACCTGGGCATGTCTATCCTCGACATTTCCAAGACGACgatgtacaatttccattacgGGTACGTCAAGCCGAAGTACGGCGACAGGGCTAAGCTTCTTTTCACCGACACGGACTCGTTGGCATACGAAATCCGAACCGAAGATTTTTACCGAGACATCGCCCCGGATCTTGACGCTCGATTCGATACTTCGAATTACTCGGCCGACCATCCGTCCGGGATTCGAACCGGCGTAAACAAGAAAGTGCTAGGCAAGTTCAAGGACGAGGCTGGCGGCAAGCAGATCGCGGAGCTTGTCGGTCTTCGAGCGAAGCTGTATGCTTTCAGAATGCACGAGGGCTCggaagaaaaaaaatgcaaaggCGTGAAGAAGGCCGTCGTCAAAAAGAAAATTACTTTCGACGATTACAAAAATTGCCTTCTCAGCGGCGAGCCTCAGATGAGAAGAATTAACGTGATTCGAAGTTACAAACATGAAGTTTACACCGAAGAGGTCAACAAGATCGCGCTCTCTGCGAATGATGACAAGAGAATCGTCTTGCAGGATAAAATCCACACCCTGGCGCACGGTCATTACAAAACTGAATCCGGAGGCAGCTGA